From the Octopus bimaculoides isolate UCB-OBI-ISO-001 unplaced genomic scaffold, ASM119413v2 Scaffold_208218, whole genome shotgun sequence genome, the window TACTGGCGAAAAACCCTATCGCTGTGAAATATGCGGAAAATCTTTCACTCAGAATTCAAGTCTTATTTACCACAAACGTAATCACACTGGCGAAAAACCCTATCGCTGTGAAATATGCGGAAAATCTTTCACTCACAATTCAAGTCTTATTTACCACAAACGTaatcacactggagaaaaactctatcactgtgaaatatgcgGAAAATCTTTCACTCAGAATTCAAGTCTTGTTAGTCACCAACGacgtcacactggagaaaaaccctgtcactgtgaaatttgtggcaaATCTTTCTCTAATAGTTCAAATCTTGTTAAACACGTACGTAGTCACACTGGGGAAAAACCttaccattgtgaaatatgtggaaaatcatttatGTCAAACAGTATCTTAAAAACACACAGAAGGATACATACTGGAGACAAACCCTATGACTGCGAAATATGCGGAAAATCATTCATTAATAATTCAAACCTTGTTATCCACATACgcagtcacactggagaaaaacccttccgttgtgaaatttgtggtaaatNNNNNNNNNNtcacactggagaaaaacccttccgttgtgaaatttgtggtaaatcatttgcctCGAGCATTATTTTAAAAACGCACCAAAAattacacactggagaaaagcgatttcactgtgaaatttgtggcaaATCTTTCTTTAATAATTCAAACCTTGTTATCCATAAGCGTAGCCACACAGGAGAAANNNNNNNNNNCATATGATTGTGAGATATGCGGGAAATCATTCATGTTGAGCGGTGTCCTAAAAACgcacaaaagaatacacacagaGGAAAAACCTTATGATTGCAAAATATGCGGTAAATCATTCATTGATAATTCTCGTCTTGTAGttcacaaaagaatacacactggagaaaaaccttatcattGTGAGATATGCGGGAAATCATATATCACTAATTCTCATTTACTTGTTCACAGGCGAAAGCACACTGGTGAAAAACCCTAtctttgtgatatctgtgggaaatcttTTTTCTCTAACTGttatttaacaaaacacaaacgaaCACATACTGGAGAAAGCCtgttccactgtgaaatatgtgggaaatctttcaaTGAAAATTCCAAGTTTACAATCCACAAACGTAGACACAATGGCGAAGACCCATTTtgctgtgaaatatgtggtaaatcgttctcagTGAATTATAGTCTTGTCGTACATAAACGtagtcatactggagaaaaacctttccaCTGTGACATGTGTGGCAAATCATTTATCAGTAACAGTCTCTTAAAAAGACATGAACGATTACACACTAGTGGTAAGCCTTTTAA encodes:
- the LOC106882423 gene encoding zinc finger protein 3, translating into GEKPYRCEICGKSFTQNSSLIYHKRNHTGEKPYRCEICGKSFTHNSSLIYHKRNHTGEKLYHCEICGKSFTQNSSLVSHQRRHTGEKPCHCEICGKSFSNSSNLVKHVRSHTGEKPYHCEICGKSFMSNSILKTHRRIHTGDKPYDCEICGKSFINNSNLVIHIRSHTGEKPFRCEICA
- the LOC128251420 gene encoding zinc finger protein ZFP2-like; this translates as MLSGVLKTHKRIHTEEKPYDCKICGKSFIDNSRLVVHKRIHTGEKPYHCEICGKSYITNSHLLVHRRKHTGEKPYLCDICGKSFFSNCYLTKHKRTHTGESLFHCEICGKSFNENSKFTIHKRRHNGEDPFCCEICGKSFSVNYSLVVHKRSHTGEKPFHCDMCGKSFISNSLLKRHERLHTSGKPFKCEM